One Parasphingorhabdus cellanae genomic region harbors:
- a CDS encoding sigma-54 interaction domain-containing protein produces MNDANVETLLAAKLIGNSPKMQQLRMLVKFAGRCNSSIMISGPSGSGKEVVADAIHTISQRADAPNITVNCGALPEQLIESELFGHEKGSFTGAFKQHVGLFEQSNGGTIFLDEIGDMPLNMQVKLLRVLESRIVNRVGGNQNIPIDVRVIAASHKNLGTAIQRGSFREDLFYRLCVVPIEVPALHERTEDIPALVEHFLKHQSEDVPSPIFTPEAYAVLQSYDWPGNVRELRNVVERATVFFAGQLVQARDIAALVQSDIVPAAPRVDTQPSSTFHNQSAASEAPFTRSFPNNGRETPFSGMLSSALGQQTTDVVDLNAHLQSEERRIILHALNTSHGVVSKAARSINIKRTTFIDKMRKHNIDKHFENDMALAAGF; encoded by the coding sequence ATGAACGACGCAAATGTAGAAACGCTGTTAGCAGCCAAGCTGATCGGCAATAGTCCGAAAATGCAACAACTGCGCATGCTGGTAAAATTTGCGGGGCGTTGCAATTCCTCCATTATGATTTCTGGTCCTTCCGGCAGCGGTAAGGAAGTTGTCGCTGACGCCATCCACACCATTTCACAGCGGGCAGATGCCCCCAATATCACTGTAAACTGCGGTGCATTGCCGGAGCAATTGATCGAATCCGAATTATTTGGTCACGAAAAAGGCAGCTTTACTGGCGCTTTCAAACAACATGTTGGCCTGTTCGAACAATCAAATGGCGGCACCATTTTTCTCGACGAAATTGGCGATATGCCGCTCAACATGCAGGTTAAATTGCTCCGCGTATTGGAATCGCGCATCGTGAACCGTGTTGGCGGAAATCAGAACATCCCGATTGACGTCAGGGTCATCGCTGCTTCACACAAAAATCTGGGCACAGCAATCCAGCGGGGCTCTTTTCGCGAAGATCTTTTCTATCGGCTTTGTGTTGTTCCTATCGAAGTTCCTGCCCTTCATGAGCGGACCGAAGATATTCCAGCCTTGGTTGAACATTTCCTGAAGCATCAATCAGAAGATGTGCCATCGCCTATTTTCACGCCAGAGGCTTATGCCGTCCTGCAGAGCTATGACTGGCCGGGTAACGTTCGCGAATTGCGCAATGTTGTAGAGCGTGCGACGGTATTTTTTGCCGGCCAGCTGGTTCAGGCGCGTGACATTGCCGCCTTGGTGCAATCTGATATTGTTCCAGCCGCCCCCCGTGTTGATACGCAGCCGTCGTCGACATTCCATAACCAATCGGCAGCTAGCGAGGCTCCGTTCACGAGAAGCTTCCCAAATAACGGCCGGGAGACCCCATTTTCTGGCATGTTATCCTCCGCTCTGGGTCAACAAACAACCGATGTCGTGGATCTCAACGCCCATCTTCAAAGTGAAGAGCGCCGGATAATTCTGCACGCTCTCAACACATCGCATGGCGTGGTCTCAAAAGCGGCGCGATCCATCAATATTAAACGGACGACGTTTATTGATAAGATGCGCAAACATAATATCGACAAACATTTTGAAAATGACATGGCCCTCGCCGCTGGCTTTTAG
- a CDS encoding flagellar biosynthetic protein FliO has protein sequence MTFYIVKLLIMLPLIGLLIYGSLWLYRKYQPQSMMRAKTGSLNIVEVHPIGVNNKLAVVSFEGRKILLSVTRNGVAKIDAQNAD, from the coding sequence ATGACCTTTTACATCGTCAAACTGCTCATCATGCTGCCGCTAATTGGCTTGCTGATTTACGGTTCACTCTGGCTTTATCGCAAGTATCAGCCGCAATCGATGATGCGCGCCAAAACTGGCAGCCTCAACATCGTCGAAGTGCATCCGATCGGCGTGAACAACAAATTGGCCGTGGTGAGTTTCGAAGGACGGAAGATACTCCTGTCTGTCACCCGCAACGGTGTTGCCAAGATTGATGCTCAAAATGCGGATTAA
- a CDS encoding FliM/FliN family flagellar motor switch protein: protein MSNPSPDAMQSTGADTQRAQAAVEHSLLKKSGPDDTLLTVYHKVEKKLAGQLKRRLTDIIGCELAVEMASSDTLAYLDWYAAQETDAVYLRYHFGVSTTPIWVRISRLFLTASVDCFFGGNFDGETCTKGNLTRSEKGMIARLAAAIGDGLTDGWSAVLETKVRFVGFVHDKGDIEMDLDDPNILVGSARVALSGHAIEAIDFIQSIDGLAEIEPQLNRPLSHEISVIDPVWQSALKDSLDQVYMPVRSVLARPTMELSQLSRMAVGDILPVSPTDNVPLIIGDRVFAHGCIGEQNGGVAFKIKHFL from the coding sequence ATGTCCAATCCATCCCCTGATGCCATGCAATCCACTGGCGCCGACACACAGCGAGCTCAGGCCGCGGTAGAGCATAGCTTGCTTAAAAAAAGCGGCCCGGATGATACGCTTTTAACGGTTTATCATAAGGTTGAGAAAAAACTCGCTGGTCAATTAAAGCGCCGCTTGACCGATATTATCGGATGTGAATTGGCAGTGGAAATGGCCAGCAGCGACACGTTGGCCTATTTAGACTGGTATGCCGCGCAAGAAACCGACGCGGTTTACCTGCGATATCACTTTGGTGTTTCAACAACACCGATCTGGGTCCGTATTTCCCGATTGTTCCTGACAGCAAGTGTTGATTGCTTTTTTGGCGGAAACTTTGATGGCGAGACATGTACAAAAGGTAATCTGACCCGCTCTGAAAAAGGGATGATTGCTCGGCTGGCGGCGGCGATTGGTGATGGCCTAACCGACGGATGGTCGGCGGTGTTGGAAACCAAGGTTCGCTTTGTTGGATTTGTCCATGACAAGGGTGACATCGAGATGGATTTGGATGATCCCAATATTCTGGTCGGATCGGCGCGGGTGGCTTTGTCCGGCCATGCAATTGAAGCGATTGACTTCATTCAATCGATAGATGGACTGGCCGAGATTGAGCCACAGCTGAACCGTCCACTATCCCATGAAATCAGTGTGATAGATCCAGTTTGGCAAAGCGCACTGAAAGATTCTCTGGATCAAGTTTACATGCCAGTCCGCTCCGTATTGGCTCGGCCAACAATGGAATTATCTCAATTATCACGGATGGCAGTGGGCGATATTCTGCCCGTCTCGCCAACCGATAACGTGCCACTGATTATCGGTGACCGGGTCTTCGCCCATGGCTGTATTGGTGAGCAAAATGGCGGTGTCGCCTTCAAAATCAAACATTTTTTATAG
- a CDS encoding flagellar basal body-associated FliL family protein, producing MSDANPEEEKPKKKKGKMKGLIVGLVAVAVLGGGGAAGGFYVAGTMNSEGQEPEDPNKPKIILKDGTAVSEKEAKSAMPEPDASKFTISYHQIEQPFTSNLYSSESFAQLSLAISTYYDERVFENVTAHEIAIRSAVLMELGQQNPVELETPEGKLLLKKKLRDVINATLREKSGFGGIEDVYFTSLVVQ from the coding sequence ATGTCAGATGCCAATCCAGAAGAAGAAAAGCCCAAAAAGAAAAAGGGTAAGATGAAGGGGCTTATCGTCGGTCTTGTCGCGGTTGCCGTGCTCGGCGGCGGCGGCGCGGCTGGCGGTTTCTATGTAGCTGGAACGATGAATAGCGAAGGCCAAGAACCGGAAGACCCTAATAAGCCCAAGATCATTCTTAAAGACGGAACTGCGGTCAGTGAAAAAGAGGCAAAGTCGGCCATGCCCGAGCCGGACGCCAGCAAGTTCACCATATCATACCATCAGATAGAGCAGCCGTTCACATCAAATCTTTATAGTTCCGAGAGCTTTGCGCAATTGTCGCTCGCCATTTCAACCTATTATGACGAGCGCGTTTTTGAAAACGTGACAGCGCACGAAATCGCCATCCGCTCGGCGGTGCTGATGGAGCTGGGACAACAGAACCCGGTGGAGTTGGAAACGCCAGAAGGGAAGCTGCTGCTCAAGAAAAAACTTCGCGATGTCATCAATGCGACCTTGCGAGAGAAGAGCGGATTTGGCGGGATAGAGGACGTCTATTTCACCAGCCTGGTGGTTCAGTAG
- the fliR gene encoding flagellar biosynthetic protein FliR, whose protein sequence is MIAPGFADVEAQIWMWMMAMIRPGAAMVVTPVFGAANVPVQIRIILAFMIGMVATNSASFDLPADTAISLGNFIFVLGEVLVGVAIGFSLQLGYSSVVIAGETISNAMGLGFASMSDPQTGQSTPVIGQFLTILATLLLLAIDGHLMLLAVIVESYSALPPGYAFLGAELAWGIVKFGGTLFSMGLLIALPVGGALILIQLIMGFLARTAPALNLFAVGIPVTISAGLVMLAITAPIMADTIILSLGMGLDQAALISGGK, encoded by the coding sequence ATGATCGCACCGGGTTTTGCAGATGTGGAAGCGCAAATCTGGATGTGGATGATGGCTATGATCCGTCCCGGCGCTGCCATGGTTGTGACACCCGTTTTCGGCGCAGCCAATGTGCCTGTTCAGATTCGTATTATTTTGGCGTTTATGATTGGCATGGTGGCGACAAATAGCGCCAGTTTCGATTTGCCTGCCGATACTGCCATTAGCCTTGGCAATTTCATTTTTGTGCTGGGCGAAGTGTTGGTAGGCGTTGCTATAGGCTTTTCACTACAGCTCGGATATTCGAGCGTCGTCATTGCCGGCGAGACGATTAGTAATGCCATGGGTCTTGGTTTTGCGAGCATGTCGGACCCGCAGACCGGACAATCGACGCCGGTTATCGGGCAATTTTTGACTATTTTGGCGACTTTGCTGCTGTTGGCGATTGACGGCCACTTAATGCTGTTGGCGGTCATTGTAGAAAGCTATTCTGCGTTACCGCCGGGATATGCTTTTCTGGGTGCAGAATTGGCATGGGGCATTGTCAAATTTGGCGGAACCCTGTTTTCGATGGGCTTGCTCATTGCGCTTCCTGTTGGCGGCGCGCTTATTCTTATTCAGCTGATCATGGGTTTTCTGGCGCGTACTGCGCCTGCACTCAACCTGTTTGCCGTCGGTATCCCGGTAACGATTTCCGCTGGTCTGGTGATGCTGGCGATTACCGCACCCATTATGGCGGACACGATCATTCTTTCGTTAGGCATGGGCCTTGATCAGGCAGCCTTGATTTCGGGAGGGAAATAG
- the fliP gene encoding flagellar type III secretion system pore protein FliP (The bacterial flagellar biogenesis protein FliP forms a type III secretion system (T3SS)-type pore required for flagellar assembly.) — translation MRIKFTYFWAMVALAVSALVADPAFAQALPAAEPAAAPAGASEALERALDDVSGDGQPLSVTLQILIVMGLLTVLPSIVLMMTSFTRIIIVLSILRHALGLQQTPPNQVLIGLSLFLSMFVMAPSIEQINQQAIEPYSSDQITLTEAIDRSGKVMHSFMAKQTRQSDLRLFMDLANEEGFETTEDIPFSIMLPAFVTSELKTAFQIGFLIFLPFLIIDLVVAAVLMALGMMMLSPVIISMPFKLLLFVLVDGWALTMGSLAASFAK, via the coding sequence ATGCGGATTAAATTCACCTATTTTTGGGCGATGGTTGCGCTCGCTGTCTCTGCATTGGTTGCAGATCCGGCTTTTGCACAAGCGCTGCCCGCAGCTGAACCGGCCGCAGCACCAGCAGGCGCTTCCGAAGCGCTTGAGCGCGCTCTGGATGATGTATCGGGCGACGGTCAGCCGCTGAGCGTGACGCTGCAGATACTGATCGTCATGGGACTGTTGACGGTTTTGCCGTCCATAGTTCTTATGATGACCAGCTTCACGCGGATCATCATTGTATTATCGATACTGCGTCACGCCCTAGGCTTGCAGCAGACGCCGCCCAATCAGGTTTTGATCGGATTATCGCTCTTTCTGTCCATGTTTGTGATGGCTCCGAGTATTGAACAAATCAACCAGCAGGCGATCGAACCTTATTCCTCCGATCAGATCACCTTGACCGAAGCGATTGATAGATCGGGCAAGGTCATGCACAGCTTCATGGCGAAACAGACCCGCCAGAGCGACCTTCGGTTATTCATGGACCTTGCCAATGAGGAAGGTTTCGAAACCACCGAAGACATCCCGTTCTCGATCATGTTGCCAGCCTTTGTAACCAGTGAATTGAAGACAGCTTTTCAGATTGGTTTCCTCATATTCCTGCCGTTCCTGATCATTGATCTCGTCGTTGCTGCTGTGTTGATGGCGCTTGGTATGATGATGTTATCTCCGGTGATCATATCCATGCCGTTCAAGCTGCTGCTTTTTGTTCTGGTTGATGGTTGGGCTCTGACTATGGGCTCCCTCGCAGCCTCGTTTGCGAAATAG
- a CDS encoding helix-turn-helix domain-containing protein, with the protein MDEVGVEIAAIKNALVAAAKKVDTLSELITVSDNLISKDDCSTADEMDNAELINRAETMLRWSRLKANMLNMGAGLFTDSCWNMCLDIYVCDLKDEKITVSSIAHSSGIPMTTAMRYINVMVEEGLLEKSPNPSDNRMIFISTSTFCKDKISLILQSLGSQKS; encoded by the coding sequence ATGGACGAGGTCGGTGTCGAGATTGCTGCAATTAAAAATGCTCTCGTCGCAGCAGCCAAAAAGGTTGACACTCTGAGTGAGTTGATCACGGTTTCTGACAATTTGATTTCTAAAGATGACTGCTCAACCGCAGATGAAATGGACAATGCCGAGCTGATTAATCGGGCCGAAACCATGCTCCGATGGAGCCGGCTAAAAGCTAACATGCTCAATATGGGTGCCGGATTATTTACGGATTCCTGCTGGAATATGTGCCTGGATATCTACGTTTGTGACCTTAAGGACGAAAAGATCACGGTTTCCTCCATTGCTCATAGTTCGGGCATTCCGATGACAACTGCGATGCGGTATATCAATGTGATGGTGGAAGAAGGGTTGTTGGAAAAATCTCCTAATCCGTCAGATAATCGCATGATATTCATTTCCACGTCCACATTCTGCAAAGACAAAATCTCCCTGATCCTGCAGAGTTTGGGCTCACAAAAATCATAA
- a CDS encoding EscU/YscU/HrcU family type III secretion system export apparatus switch protein has product MAQEAPGGGEKTEAPTPKKLKDSAEKGDVLKSQDLGGATVIFVGTAAMFTFGGALFQALADMLTSALVFDSRDVEIFDISGRSSALVSGLLPEFMSLFAVLLAAAIVVPAMLGSFGFRWSAMKPKPSKMDPIKGMGKIFGTNGLMELGKSIVKVLLIGIVGGVIIFVHLGDVMQLGAQDLNIAVASYASLFMQLLVGITISLMLIAMVDVPIQLFQRGKRLKMSKQEIKDEYKQTEGSPDTRAIQRQRRSEMLSDSTRKAVADATVILVNPTHFAVALRYDRDQDYAPIVLGKGCDAIALGMREMAAEVGTPVMEYPALTRSIYFTSQVGEVIDDRLYAAIAAVLSFLIQLDAKMVSPLHQPRIDVPEDMQFAADGSRLA; this is encoded by the coding sequence GTGGCGCAAGAAGCACCTGGCGGCGGCGAAAAGACCGAAGCACCAACCCCAAAGAAATTGAAGGACAGTGCCGAAAAAGGCGATGTTCTCAAGTCTCAAGATCTTGGCGGTGCGACGGTGATATTTGTCGGCACGGCTGCCATGTTCACATTTGGCGGCGCGTTGTTTCAAGCCTTGGCTGACATGCTGACGAGCGCACTGGTTTTCGATAGCCGGGATGTCGAGATTTTCGACATTAGCGGCCGCAGTTCTGCTCTCGTATCTGGTCTTCTTCCGGAATTTATGAGCCTGTTCGCTGTCTTGCTGGCAGCGGCTATAGTGGTCCCCGCGATGCTTGGCTCCTTCGGTTTTCGCTGGTCCGCCATGAAGCCGAAGCCATCCAAAATGGACCCTATCAAAGGAATGGGAAAAATTTTCGGCACGAACGGTCTGATGGAATTGGGCAAGTCGATTGTGAAGGTTTTGCTGATCGGGATTGTCGGCGGCGTGATTATTTTTGTTCATCTTGGCGATGTGATGCAATTGGGTGCGCAGGATTTGAATATCGCTGTGGCGAGCTATGCATCGTTGTTCATGCAATTGCTGGTCGGGATAACCATCAGTCTGATGTTGATTGCGATGGTCGATGTGCCAATCCAGTTATTTCAGCGCGGCAAGCGATTGAAAATGTCCAAACAGGAAATCAAAGACGAGTATAAACAGACCGAAGGTTCGCCCGATACGCGCGCGATCCAGCGTCAGCGCCGCAGTGAGATGCTGAGCGACTCAACCCGCAAGGCCGTCGCGGATGCCACGGTTATCCTGGTCAACCCAACCCATTTCGCCGTGGCGTTACGATATGACCGGGATCAGGACTATGCGCCTATCGTCTTGGGTAAGGGCTGTGACGCCATCGCCCTGGGCATGCGTGAAATGGCGGCAGAGGTCGGAACGCCAGTGATGGAATATCCCGCGCTGACGCGGTCGATATATTTCACGTCACAGGTCGGTGAGGTCATTGATGACCGGTTGTATGCCGCTATTGCTGCGGTGCTGAGCTTCTTGATCCAACTCGATGCAAAAATGGTCAGTCCGCTGCACCAGCCGCGGATTGACGTGCCGGAAGATATGCAATTTGCGGCCGACGGGAGCAGGCTCGCGTGA
- the fliD gene encoding flagellar filament capping protein FliD encodes MFSNVINSVGAGSGINSAQLVEDLVAASTGAKLGQLNQRDQLNSTRISAMAATASALSTFAAAVKETLNGQGFVGDLVSTRTDLATAKVVDGGRPEGLPASVEIVQTASAQREKTDVFASASDPIGERTITINNSGGSFDIVIDSSNDSLAGLRDAINTSNSGVTASIITDKAGSRLVMEAREGADNSFTLTDAPAGGPILGTPLNFTNIDNAQDSIIRVDGIELTNSSNTVSGAIPGVEISLLAAEPGTNLTINGGSEPLDVRSLVTEFVTAYNELRSSLNDATAPGLGGGTGGPLAGDRGAREVIRQLGQLTSTRLSDTGEFNTLADIGVRTESDGTLSIDDARLDAALEIDADAIKLMLEPAVETETNIGLSGALDKISATLQDESGALAQAQERLDSIRESIEERRVKINDEGDRLREQLQGTFAGLERQLSVLRATQSYVEQQFASFNDNN; translated from the coding sequence ATGTTCTCAAACGTAATAAACAGCGTAGGCGCGGGTTCTGGTATCAACAGTGCGCAGCTGGTGGAAGATCTGGTTGCTGCGTCTACCGGCGCAAAGCTGGGACAGCTCAACCAGCGTGACCAATTAAACAGCACGCGGATTTCAGCGATGGCAGCGACGGCTTCTGCATTGAGTACTTTTGCAGCAGCAGTAAAAGAAACGTTGAACGGCCAAGGATTTGTTGGTGACTTGGTTTCGACGCGCACCGATCTGGCGACCGCAAAGGTGGTTGACGGCGGACGACCCGAAGGTCTGCCCGCTTCGGTTGAAATTGTGCAAACTGCTTCGGCGCAGCGGGAGAAAACAGACGTTTTTGCCAGCGCATCTGACCCAATTGGTGAGCGGACAATCACAATCAACAATAGCGGTGGCAGTTTCGATATCGTCATAGACAGCTCCAATGACAGCCTTGCGGGATTGAGAGATGCGATTAACACGAGCAATAGCGGTGTGACCGCATCAATCATAACCGACAAAGCCGGATCACGGTTGGTAATGGAGGCACGGGAAGGGGCTGATAACAGTTTTACCCTGACTGATGCGCCCGCTGGTGGGCCTATTCTGGGAACGCCGTTAAACTTTACGAATATTGATAATGCACAGGACAGCATCATTCGGGTTGATGGCATTGAATTGACCAACAGCAGCAACACAGTATCTGGCGCTATACCGGGCGTCGAAATTTCGTTGCTTGCAGCTGAGCCAGGCACAAACCTGACGATTAATGGCGGCTCTGAGCCGCTTGACGTGCGGAGCCTGGTGACGGAATTTGTTACCGCTTATAATGAGCTGCGCTCTTCCTTGAATGACGCAACCGCACCCGGCTTGGGCGGTGGTACAGGCGGACCGCTTGCAGGAGACCGCGGTGCTCGTGAGGTTATCCGGCAGCTCGGTCAGTTAACATCGACACGCTTGAGCGACACCGGCGAATTCAACACATTGGCTGATATCGGTGTCCGGACGGAGAGTGACGGCACCTTAAGCATAGATGACGCCCGTCTGGACGCGGCTCTCGAAATTGATGCTGATGCAATTAAACTGATGCTGGAACCAGCGGTTGAGACCGAGACGAATATCGGATTGTCTGGCGCGCTGGATAAAATTTCTGCGACTTTACAAGATGAGAGCGGTGCGCTGGCTCAAGCTCAGGAGCGATTGGACAGCATCAGGGAGTCAATCGAGGAGCGGCGCGTCAAGATTAATGACGAGGGTGATCGCTTGCGCGAGCAATTACAGGGCACATTTGCCGGTTTAGAGCGGCAGCTTTCCGTCTTGCGGGCAACCCAATCCTATGTCGAACAACAATTCGCCTCGTTTAACGATAATAACTAA
- the fliN gene encoding flagellar motor switch protein FliN: MNDMTHDSEALEAAEQASVNISEPQDHYAFLADIKVRLSVEVGSVSMTVSEIMDLKEGSIVELDRQVDQLIDINVNGTLVARGEVVPVKNKFGVRIAEIVSNGMARARVERRN; encoded by the coding sequence ATGAACGATATGACACATGACAGCGAGGCTCTTGAAGCCGCAGAGCAAGCGAGCGTTAACATCAGCGAGCCTCAGGATCACTATGCATTTCTCGCCGATATCAAGGTCCGGTTATCGGTTGAGGTCGGCAGCGTATCGATGACGGTATCCGAAATAATGGACCTTAAAGAAGGCTCCATTGTCGAGTTGGATCGTCAGGTCGATCAGCTGATCGATATCAATGTGAACGGAACTTTGGTCGCACGCGGCGAAGTCGTTCCAGTCAAGAATAAATTCGGTGTGCGTATCGCGGAAATCGTTTCGAACGGTATGGCCCGAGCGCGTGTGGAAAGGCGCAACTGA
- the fliQ gene encoding flagellar biosynthesis protein FliQ, with translation MADNTDFFLGIAQQALWITALAAAPLLIPALLVGLVLGMVQAATSINEQTLSFVPKLVIVAAMAAVFGGSILVLIVDFTREIFDRIPDLLL, from the coding sequence ATGGCCGATAATACAGATTTCTTCCTCGGCATTGCCCAGCAAGCATTGTGGATCACCGCACTGGCGGCCGCACCATTGCTTATTCCTGCGCTGCTGGTCGGCTTAGTGCTTGGCATGGTGCAAGCCGCAACATCGATTAATGAACAAACATTGAGCTTCGTTCCCAAGTTGGTGATTGTTGCGGCTATGGCTGCGGTTTTCGGTGGATCGATCCTGGTCTTGATCGTCGACTTCACCAGAGAGATTTTCGACCGCATCCCGGATTTGCTGCTATGA
- a CDS encoding flagellar hook-length control protein FliK, with amino-acid sequence MIGKIMSETAQSIIGMLSAKPLGMETRTANNEFSSLLAPGEDRARLTVEDGLPDMVEDARGQQFLEQFVNSDAKPVSTANGFHLPQSSTFKASAEGRSENAELLSDGSFHTSVAASETERFISQLPVSETPSAIRTDEATSANGSSPTGPILAPVNLPTSDKGTEKPKLALDDVNKVASIPLIFVDGPAGKPDAAVPSDIDQQRGIPGSENKHVVDGKSPEALKPVIHSRVLAELSSGKTVQTQTENKPLDNAAKALVSVKPFSDADMLNLSKVDNENAEISYAPTTSQNVTPGQKTENLLDLRLANSLKDERFKVSQNSEIEGPEPTISADKPIKMEAKSSTVEIENLPAAASLDSSVETVTPTSQTGASPSQTATQKTLSFNWNAPQFAERFASEISDLRINGDLKKFEINPKNMGRLEISLVAQGANEIIRIEAESDAARDVIAQHSQAIQEMLKGQGRSDLILRVDVKENLSSANPNPNMNFEQQDSANANQERATQPQNRGTTISTGSDPTGREATDNSRYA; translated from the coding sequence ATGATCGGTAAAATCATGTCAGAAACCGCTCAATCCATAATTGGCATGCTTTCTGCAAAGCCTTTGGGTATGGAAACACGCACGGCAAATAATGAGTTCAGCTCCCTTCTCGCTCCCGGTGAAGATCGGGCGCGTTTGACAGTTGAAGATGGCCTCCCCGATATGGTGGAGGACGCGCGCGGTCAGCAGTTCCTGGAGCAGTTCGTAAACTCTGATGCTAAACCGGTATCAACAGCGAACGGTTTTCATCTTCCCCAGTCTAGCACTTTCAAGGCTTCGGCTGAAGGCCGCAGTGAAAACGCCGAATTGCTCTCCGATGGTTCTTTTCATACCTCGGTGGCTGCTTCGGAAACGGAACGCTTCATTTCGCAATTGCCGGTCAGCGAAACTCCATCCGCTATAAGGACCGATGAAGCAACTTCTGCAAACGGCTCATCTCCTACAGGACCAATCCTGGCACCGGTCAATTTGCCGACAAGCGACAAGGGTACTGAAAAGCCGAAACTTGCGCTGGACGACGTCAATAAAGTTGCTTCTATTCCATTGATTTTTGTCGATGGCCCCGCCGGCAAACCTGATGCGGCTGTTCCAAGCGATATCGATCAACAGCGGGGCATCCCGGGCTCTGAAAATAAGCATGTGGTTGACGGCAAATCGCCAGAGGCTCTGAAACCTGTGATCCATAGCAGAGTGCTGGCTGAGCTTTCATCTGGCAAAACTGTCCAAACACAGACGGAAAATAAGCCGTTGGACAACGCAGCAAAAGCACTGGTTTCGGTGAAGCCTTTTTCAGATGCGGATATGCTCAATCTGTCCAAGGTAGATAATGAAAATGCCGAGATATCATATGCGCCGACAACGTCGCAGAATGTTACCCCAGGCCAGAAAACAGAAAATTTGCTGGACCTTCGATTGGCGAACAGCCTCAAAGACGAGCGTTTCAAGGTTTCTCAAAATAGTGAAATTGAAGGTCCTGAACCTACTATTTCTGCTGATAAACCGATCAAGATGGAAGCCAAATCGTCGACTGTGGAGATAGAGAATCTTCCCGCCGCCGCTTCTTTGGATAGCTCTGTTGAAACGGTGACACCCACTTCCCAAACCGGTGCCAGTCCCTCTCAAACAGCCACGCAAAAGACATTAAGCTTTAACTGGAATGCGCCACAATTTGCCGAGCGCTTTGCTTCGGAAATTAGCGACCTGAGGATCAACGGTGACCTCAAGAAATTTGAGATAAACCCGAAAAATATGGGACGCTTGGAGATATCCTTGGTCGCCCAGGGCGCGAATGAGATTATACGGATTGAGGCCGAAAGCGATGCAGCGCGCGATGTCATTGCGCAGCACAGTCAAGCGATTCAAGAGATGCTGAAGGGGCAGGGACGCTCTGATCTGATCCTGCGGGTCGATGTCAAAGAAAATCTGTCTTCAGCTAACCCAAATCCGAACATGAATTTTGAGCAGCAGGACAGCGCGAATGCCAATCAGGAGCGCGCAACCCAGCCACAAAACCGCGGCACCACTATATCAACCGGAAGCGATCCCACCGGTCGCGAAGCGACGGATAACAGCCGCTACGCCTGA
- a CDS encoding flagellar export chaperone FliS gives MTFQSNIRRASSYKSIQKNSNVLSANPYDLVAVLFAELRDSLDLMIESARRNDKGRMFECRAKALSILNGLDESLDFDAAGDLAQTLHTIYVEAARRIQAEIDVSFIERVESAREMLHEIEKAWMAIAPGAQQVDSLRRAS, from the coding sequence ATGACATTCCAATCGAACATCCGCCGCGCATCGAGCTATAAATCGATCCAGAAAAACAGCAATGTCCTGTCAGCCAACCCTTATGATCTGGTGGCCGTACTTTTTGCTGAGTTGCGCGATAGTCTGGATCTCATGATCGAGAGTGCCCGGCGGAATGACAAGGGCAGAATGTTTGAATGTAGGGCGAAGGCGCTGTCTATTCTGAATGGATTGGATGAGTCGTTGGATTTTGATGCAGCGGGAGATCTCGCCCAAACATTACATACCATCTACGTAGAGGCTGCGCGGCGTATTCAGGCGGAAATTGATGTATCGTTCATTGAACGGGTGGAGTCTGCAAGGGAAATGCTGCACGAAATCGAAAAAGCTTGGATGGCTATCGCACCAGGCGCACAGCAGGTCGATTCACTACGCCGGGCAAGCTAA